A single genomic interval of Caballeronia sp. NK8 harbors:
- a CDS encoding alpha-E domain-containing protein, producing MLSRTADHLFWMARYTERAENTARMLDANYQLSLLPQSDEYAELGWRAMLSISELSGIYSAAHHGMKSREVIDFMARDMTNPSSIASCLRAARENARAVRSSTNSELWESLNTTWLDCQRMLADGILEREPYTFFEWVKFRSHLSRGVQLGTLVKDDAFYFMRLGTFIERADNTARILDVKFEMMEQRADTSAQPFDYHHWVAVLGSVSGLEVYRRVYRDVITPERVAGLLILYGEWPRSLAASIAEVEQLIGQVKKGRDTEAAKLAAQMSSELQNGRIGEILRGGLHAYLVNFLARVNDLASSVSREFLLPIEPEEPAAPEQPPTQSQTQTQTQTQGKD from the coding sequence ATGCTGAGCCGTACCGCGGATCATCTCTTCTGGATGGCGCGCTATACCGAGCGCGCCGAAAACACCGCCCGGATGCTCGATGCGAACTATCAGCTTTCGCTGCTGCCGCAATCCGATGAATACGCGGAACTCGGCTGGCGCGCGATGCTGTCGATATCGGAACTGAGCGGCATCTATTCCGCCGCGCATCACGGTATGAAAAGCCGTGAGGTGATCGACTTCATGGCGCGCGATATGACCAATCCATCGTCGATCGCCAGTTGTCTGCGCGCCGCGCGCGAAAATGCGCGGGCCGTGCGAAGCTCGACCAACAGCGAGCTATGGGAATCGCTCAATACGACCTGGCTCGACTGTCAGCGCATGCTGGCCGACGGCATACTCGAACGCGAGCCCTATACGTTCTTCGAATGGGTGAAGTTCCGCTCGCATCTGTCGCGCGGCGTTCAGCTCGGCACGCTCGTCAAGGATGACGCGTTCTACTTCATGCGTCTCGGGACTTTCATCGAACGCGCGGACAATACGGCGCGCATTCTCGACGTGAAGTTCGAAATGATGGAGCAGCGCGCCGATACCTCCGCACAACCGTTCGATTATCACCATTGGGTTGCGGTGCTGGGCTCGGTATCGGGGCTCGAAGTGTATCGCCGCGTGTATCGGGATGTGATTACGCCCGAACGTGTCGCGGGCCTGCTGATCCTGTACGGCGAATGGCCGCGTTCGCTTGCGGCGAGCATCGCCGAAGTGGAGCAACTGATCGGTCAAGTCAAGAAAGGGCGCGACACTGAAGCGGCGAAACTTGCGGCGCAAATGAGTTCGGAATTGCAGAACGGACGTATCGGGGAAATCCTGCGCGGCGGATTGCACGCCTATCTCGTGAATTTCCTCGCGCGCGTGAACGACCTGGCGAGTAGCGTGAGCCGCGAGTTTCTGCTGCCGATCGAGCCGGAAGAACCGGCGGCGCCGGAGCAGCCGCCGACTCAATCGCAGACGCAGACTCAAACTCAAACGCAAGGCAAGGACTGA
- a CDS encoding circularly permuted type 2 ATP-grasp protein, which translates to MTQAFFNEMFERSDLEAHGVPAAAFRGVGDPRTHYRDFMVWLAAQSEQQIDIKRAQADLNFRRVGITFAVYGTSDLPGIIPERTIPFDVIPRIFPADEWRALERGLRQRVNALNRFIHDIYHEQDIIRAGIIPEAQILGNAQYRPQMRGVSVARDIYAHIAGIDIVRAGQGEFYVLEDNLRVPSGVSYMLENRKMMMRLFPDLFARNRVAPVAHYPDLLLDTLRAAAPASVENPTIVVMTPGMYNSAYFEHAFLAQQMGVELVEGQDCFVENDYLYMRTTQGPQRVDVIYRRIDDDFLDPDVFRADSALGVPGLIGAYRAGNVSLCNAVGTGIADDKSIYPYVPDMVRFYLGEEPILNNVPTWMCRKPDDLAYVLDHLPELVVKETHGAGGYGMLVGPASTAAQIAEFRAVLEAHPEKYIAQPTLALSTCPTYVEAGIAPRHIDLRPFVLSGTEVRMVPGGLTRVALREGSLVVNSSQGGGTKDTWVLER; encoded by the coding sequence ATGACGCAAGCATTCTTCAACGAGATGTTCGAGCGCAGTGATCTTGAGGCGCACGGCGTGCCGGCGGCGGCATTTCGCGGCGTCGGCGATCCGCGCACGCATTACCGCGATTTCATGGTCTGGCTCGCCGCGCAAAGCGAGCAGCAGATCGACATCAAGCGTGCGCAGGCGGACCTCAACTTCAGACGCGTCGGCATAACATTCGCGGTGTACGGTACCAGCGATCTCCCGGGCATCATCCCGGAGCGCACGATTCCCTTCGACGTCATTCCGCGCATCTTTCCGGCCGACGAATGGCGCGCCTTGGAACGCGGTCTGCGGCAACGCGTGAACGCGCTCAATCGCTTCATCCACGATATCTATCACGAGCAGGACATCATTCGCGCGGGCATCATTCCCGAGGCGCAGATTCTCGGCAACGCGCAATATCGTCCGCAAATGCGCGGCGTCAGCGTCGCGCGCGATATCTACGCGCATATCGCGGGCATCGATATCGTGCGCGCCGGACAGGGCGAGTTCTATGTGCTGGAGGATAACTTGCGCGTGCCATCGGGCGTTTCGTACATGCTCGAAAACCGCAAGATGATGATGCGCCTCTTTCCCGATCTGTTCGCGCGCAATCGCGTCGCGCCGGTCGCGCATTATCCCGACTTGCTGCTCGATACCTTGCGCGCAGCCGCGCCTGCTTCGGTGGAAAACCCGACCATCGTCGTCATGACGCCGGGCATGTATAACTCGGCCTATTTCGAGCACGCGTTTCTCGCGCAGCAGATGGGCGTCGAGCTCGTCGAAGGACAGGACTGCTTCGTCGAGAACGATTATCTATATATGCGCACGACGCAGGGGCCGCAGCGTGTCGATGTGATCTATCGCCGCATCGACGACGATTTTCTCGATCCGGACGTGTTCCGCGCGGACTCGGCGCTCGGCGTTCCCGGTTTGATCGGCGCGTATCGCGCGGGCAATGTCTCGCTGTGCAATGCAGTGGGCACGGGCATCGCCGACGATAAATCGATCTATCCCTACGTGCCGGACATGGTGCGTTTCTATCTCGGCGAAGAGCCGATTCTCAACAACGTGCCGACGTGGATGTGCCGCAAGCCCGACGATCTCGCCTATGTGCTCGATCATCTGCCCGAACTCGTCGTGAAGGAAACGCATGGCGCGGGCGGTTACGGCATGCTGGTCGGTCCGGCGTCGACCGCCGCGCAGATAGCGGAATTCCGGGCGGTGCTTGAAGCGCATCCGGAGAAATACATCGCGCAACCAACGCTTGCGCTGTCCACGTGTCCGACCTATGTGGAAGCGGGCATAGCGCCGCGTCATATCGATCTGCGCCCGTTCGTGCTGTCCGGCACCGAAGTACGCATGGTGCCGGGCGGTCTGACGCGCGTCGCGTTGCGAGAGGGTTCGCTCGTCGTGAATTCGTCGCAAGGCGGCGGCACGAAAGATACGTGGGTGTTGGAACGCTGA